The following DNA comes from Simkania negevensis Z.
AAGAAGTTCTCTTTCCTAAAAAATAGTCTTTTCAATAGGATGGTACACTGCTCACTACTTAAAATAGGGTTGCGAAACATGAAAAAACTACTCATTGCCCTTTGCTTAGGGATTTTCTCTATCACTCAAACTGTGCAGGGATCGGAAAAAGCATATATCTATGACGAAAATAAAGACCTGATCGAAATTCACTACTTAAATGGTTACAGAAACCCAGGAGAAATTTTGGTCAATCTTCTATGCGCTGAGGGGCTCTGTTTTGAAGATCAATTTAGTTTTGGTAAAGTAACAAATGGCTGGCAATGCAAAATCATTTGCCTTCCTGTAGAAAACTACATGGTTTATCAAGATGAAAAGTCACTCGAGCATATAGAAGTTTTAATCAAAGCAAGCAATCTAGATGAGCCTGGAAAAATTGAAGTTCAGGTGATCTCGTCCATCCGTTTTAAAAGTAAGCTCGATGATGAGGGAATCGTCCGTCAAACAAATCAAAAACGCACTACTACTTCTATCGTGACATGTCCTGAACTTTCCTTAAGTGAAAGCCCCTTGTACTATTGCCATGATGAAATTGGAAGTGATGTTTCGGTTGGTTTTGTACATCAATAACCTTTAAAGGGGGATGCTTTTTAATCATCTTTTTTTTATTCTTAGGCTCTTCGGTTAATAGGAAATGAGAATGAATTTAACACCAATCTATCAAGTGGGTGATACCCACGGAGAATTCACTGTTACAAAAGTTTTACCCATTGAAGAGTTGCAAGTTGTTCTCTACGAATTGAAACACAATTTGACAGGAGCTCAAGTGATTCATTTGGCTTCTGATGACCATGAAAACCTCTTCTGCATTTCATTTCGAACTCTTCCAACAGACTCGACTGGGGTTGCCCATATTCTCGAACATACGGTACTTTGTGGATCGAAAAAATACCCAGTGAAAGATCCCTTTTTCTCGATGTCTAGACGGAGCTTAAACACGTTTATGAATGCGATGACGGGATCTGACTTTACGTGTTATCCTGCCGCGTCCCAGGTGGAAAAGGACTTTTACAATTTGCTTTCCGTCTACTTGGATGCGGTATTTTTTCCTGAGCTCAAGGAGCTCAGCTTCATGCAAGAAGGGCATCGACTAGAGTTTGAACAAGCAGATGATCCGACAAGCCCCCTATTATTTAAGGGGGTCGTATTCAACGAAATGAAAGGAAGTCTCTCTTCTCCAGAAACCCGTCTATGGCAAGGAGTCATGGAACGTCTCACCCCTGATTTAACCTATGCGTTCAATTCCGGCGGAGACCCTGTTGAAATCCCCTCTTTGACTTACGAAGGGCTGAAAAACTTCCACGGGAAGTTTTATCATCCTTCACATGCTCTTTTCTTTTTTTATGGCAATTTTCCACTTGATAAGCATCTCGACATGATCGAAAAGCACGCTCTGAAAGGGATCCAAAAAACTCCTGATCTTCAACCTATTCCCCACCAAAAACGGTTCGTGAGTCCTCGAAAAGACCAAATGTTCTATCCATTGAAAGAAGAAGATCTAAAGAAAAAGACCTATATTGCTTTTGCATGGCTTACAGCAGAACTGAAAAATCAACAAGATGCTTTGGCACTTGCTGTCATCGATTCGATTTTAATGGAAACTGATGCTTCTCCTTTAAAGCACGCAATTCTTAAATCAGAACTTTGTACTCAAGTTGATGGGTATCTCGATACCGATATGAGTGAAATCCCCTATGCGATCATTTGTCGCGGCGCTGATCTAGAAAATGCTGAGGGGCTAGAAAAAGTACTGTTTGAAACATTGAAGGATTTAGTCGCTAAAGGCATTGATGAAAAGCATTTGGAAGCTGCCATTCATCAATTGGAATTTAGTCGACTCGAAATTACCGGAGATTATGGCCCATTTGGACTCACACTTTTCATGCGCTCAGCATTAGCAAAGCAGCATGGCTGTCCCCCAGAAAACGCTCTCATGGTTTATAATCAGTTTCATGAATTGCAGGAAAAAGTCAAAGATCCACGCTATTTGACAGGACTCATTCAGAAATACTTGATCGACAATACTCATTTTCTCCGCCTTGTCATGGAGCCAAGTGCAACACTCGATGATGAGGAAGCGGAAGAGGAAAAAGAGCGTCTTAAACGGATCCAAGAAGCTCTTTCAAAAGAAGCAAAAGAACGCATTGTTCAACAAGCTGCAGAATTGCAAAAGTTCCAAGAAAAAACTGAAAAGCAATCTATCGAATGTCTGCCGAAAATTGAACTCGTCGACGTCCCAAAGGACGTCCCTGATTTCCCATTGAGACACGAACAGCAAGATCAACTATCTGTCTTTATTCATGAGTGTTTCACGAATCACATCGTCTATGCCGACCTGATATTTGACCTTCCCAAAGTGACGCTAGATGAGCTGCCCTACCTTCAACTTTTAGTGACATTACTTCCTGAACTCGGTGTAGGTGATCGGGACTACACAGCAAATTTAGAATACATCAATAGCTACCTCGGCGGATTTAGTGCAACATTGCAAATGCACCCTCAAATTACGGATTCTTCTGTGCTCAAACCCTCTTTTGGATTTAGAGGGAAAGCTCTAGAGCGCAACACTGACAAACTCTTTTCGCTTTTTTTGGAAATCTGCCATTCTCCTCGCTTTGATGAAAAAGAGCGGATCAAAGAACTCATTCTTCAGTTGCACACGGCTCAACAAAATCGGCTGAACCGTCAAGCTATCTCGTACGCCATTCAACAATCACTTGCACCTTTGTCTTCTTCAGGAACCATTGGCCAAAAAATGCAGGGGCTTGACTACTTTAAGTTCATTCGTGACCTTGTGAAGGATATCGATCAAAAACTTCCTCAACTTCAAGAAAAACTTCGTGAACTTTGCAACCGTTTGTTCCACTTCAACATTCCCCACCTTGTTTTAAGTATCGATGCAAAGCAGCACCATTACTTAGCAGATCACCGCTATTTTGGGCTTGGAGATCTCCCTTCAA
Coding sequences within:
- a CDS encoding insulinase family protein, which produces MNLTPIYQVGDTHGEFTVTKVLPIEELQVVLYELKHNLTGAQVIHLASDDHENLFCISFRTLPTDSTGVAHILEHTVLCGSKKYPVKDPFFSMSRRSLNTFMNAMTGSDFTCYPAASQVEKDFYNLLSVYLDAVFFPELKELSFMQEGHRLEFEQADDPTSPLLFKGVVFNEMKGSLSSPETRLWQGVMERLTPDLTYAFNSGGDPVEIPSLTYEGLKNFHGKFYHPSHALFFFYGNFPLDKHLDMIEKHALKGIQKTPDLQPIPHQKRFVSPRKDQMFYPLKEEDLKKKTYIAFAWLTAELKNQQDALALAVIDSILMETDASPLKHAILKSELCTQVDGYLDTDMSEIPYAIICRGADLENAEGLEKVLFETLKDLVAKGIDEKHLEAAIHQLEFSRLEITGDYGPFGLTLFMRSALAKQHGCPPENALMVYNQFHELQEKVKDPRYLTGLIQKYLIDNTHFLRLVMEPSATLDDEEAEEEKERLKRIQEALSKEAKERIVQQAAELQKFQEKTEKQSIECLPKIELVDVPKDVPDFPLRHEQQDQLSVFIHECFTNHIVYADLIFDLPKVTLDELPYLQLLVTLLPELGVGDRDYTANLEYINSYLGGFSATLQMHPQITDSSVLKPSFGFRGKALERNTDKLFSLFLEICHSPRFDEKERIKELILQLHTAQQNRLNRQAISYAIQQSLAPLSSSGTIGQKMQGLDYFKFIRDLVKDIDQKLPQLQEKLRELCNRLFHFNIPHLVLSIDAKQHHYLADHRYFGLGDLPSKPLDLWEQIPPVGEKKPEGRIISTPVAFSAWGFKTCTALHTHAPSLSLATNLMENTYLHQKIREQGGAYGAGVNYSPLTGHFYFYSYRDPHIASTYNAFKAGLERIANGDFSSRELEEAKLGLIQDSDTPISPGSRAIVAYSQFREGRTKKVRQDFRDHVLSIDKKEVKEAVKQELQAIADQGLSVTLANEKLLAKENEKLSPRLSILPI